The following proteins are co-located in the Cydia fagiglandana chromosome 2, ilCydFagi1.1, whole genome shotgun sequence genome:
- the LOC134674552 gene encoding juxtaposed with another zinc finger protein 1 — MAVFMINICKYNGCGITFPRLADLIEHIEDVHIDYDPAVVEQKEASQPSCIPLSYVLKFFTEASRREIQNMPPVAEVRRRLLSAPKTPSVRSSTPTGSDMDEDEMLSPSEDSNDSWTTVEEYSSEYILRYGVNRLGAASAAGPTVQDKPFACPVPGCKKRYKNVNGIKYHSKNGHKKDGKVKKAYKCQCGKSYKTAQGLKSHSASQHAAAASPRAPGLVVTAAPARLAADLDATKLVRIYDALKAKDLPSFTVPKHGLASVNIVNGVVRALAPAARLERPKVTVQARPLAPLAPLAPLAPLAPLAPLAPYGNVGNEANA; from the exons ATGGCCGTCTTCATGATAAACATATGTAAATACAACGGCTGTGGCATAACTTTTCCAAGATTAGCGGACTTAATTGAACACATCGAAGACGTCCATAtcg ATTATGATCCTGCCGTCGTTGAACAAAAAGAGGCTTCCCAGCCTTCATGTATTCCGTTAAGTTATGTGTTGAAGTTTTTCACCGAGGCTTCCAGGCGGGAGATCCAAAACATGCCCCCGGTGGCCGAAGTTCGGCGGCGCTTGCTCTCTGCACCCAAAACACCATCTGTCCGAAGCAGCACCCCTACTG GTAGCGACATGGACGAGGATGAAATGCTGAGCCCGTCGGAGGATAGCAATGATTCTTGGACTACCGTAGAGGAATACAGCTCTGAATACATACTGCGTTATGGCGTCAA TCGCCTGGGCGCAGCGTCCGCGGCGGGCCCGACGGTGCAGGACAAGCCGTTCGCGTGCCCCGTGCCCGGCTGCAAGAAGCGCTACAAGAACGTCAACGGCATCAAGTACCACTCCAAGAACGGCCACAAGAAGGACGGCAA GGTAAAAAAGGCATACAAATGCCAATGCGGCAAAAGCTATAAAACCGCCCAGGGGCTCAAGAGCCACTCCGCCTCGCAGCACGCGGCGGCGGCCTCGCCGCGCGCGCCCGGCCTCGTGGTGacggccgcgcccgcgcgccTGGCCGCCGACCTCGACGCCACCAAGCTGGTCCGCATCTACGACGCGCTCAAGGCCAAGGATCTGCCCTCCTTCACCGTCCCCAAGCACGGCCTGGCGAGTGTGAACATCGTGAACGGGGTGGTGCGCGCGCTGGCGCCGGCGGCCAGGTTGGAGCGGCCCAAGGTCACGGTGCAGGCGCGCCCGCTCGCCCCGCTCGCCCCGCTCGCCCCGCTCGCCCCGCTCGCCCCGCTCGCCCCGCTCGCGCCCTACGGTAACGTAGGCAACGAGGCTAACGCCTAG
- the LOC134674562 gene encoding ATP synthase lipid-binding protein, mitochondrial, with amino-acid sequence MLSAARLIAPAARSAIFSNTALVRPLAAVPSQTQIVPAAPAQLSAVRSFQTTAVSKDIDSAAKFIGAGAATVGVAGSGAGIGTVFGSLIIGYARNPSLKQQLFSYAILGFALSEAMGLFCLMMAFLLLFAF; translated from the exons ATGCTGTCTGCCGCTAGATTGATCGCCCCTGCTGCCAGGTCTGCT ATCTTCAGCAACACAGCGCTGGTCCGACCACTGGCTGCTGTCCCATCCCAGACACAGATTGTGCCCGCTGCCCCCGCCCAGCTCTCAGCAGTCCGCTCCTTCCAGACCACAGCAGTCTCGAAAGACATTGACTCTGCTGCCAAATTCATTGGTGCTGGCGCCGCGACAGTCGGAGTAGCTGGCTCTG GTGCTGGTATTGGAACGGTGTTCGGCTCCCTGATCATCGGCTACGCCAGGAACCCATCCCTCAAGCAGCAGCTGTTCTCATACGCCATCCTGGGTTTCGCCCTGTCTGAGGCTATGGGTCTCTTCTGTCTTATGATGGCGTTCCTGCTGCTGTTCGCTTTCTAA